A genome region from Arthrobacter agilis includes the following:
- a CDS encoding DUF6098 family protein — protein MKTATPPQTRTASPTATATGNATDNATNNAQGTATGTGDRVISTLDELCDLVQGDEPVYLRYSCGFEADRDGTSSDGESGLDLPGLSVNPLTPEPWWTRPLGDWLARQVCQYRHLAEEEERFPWVLTGQCVGRGPDSEPLLTDVVPLGRLHEDLLQEAERVYGERFDTGNRP, from the coding sequence ATGAAGACGGCGACACCTCCCCAGACCCGAACGGCCAGTCCGACGGCCACAGCGACGGGCAACGCGACGGACAACGCGACGAACAATGCACAGGGCACGGCGACCGGCACCGGCGACCGTGTCATCTCCACCCTCGACGAACTCTGTGACCTCGTGCAGGGCGACGAGCCGGTGTACCTCCGCTACTCGTGCGGATTCGAGGCCGATCGCGACGGGACGAGCAGCGACGGCGAGAGCGGGCTGGATCTGCCGGGGCTGTCCGTCAATCCGCTGACCCCCGAACCGTGGTGGACCCGGCCGCTCGGCGACTGGCTCGCCCGCCAGGTGTGCCAGTACCGACACCTGGCGGAGGAAGAGGAGCGTTTCCCGTGGGTGCTCACGGGGCAATGCGTGGGCCGCGGGCCGGACTCCGAACCGCTCCTGACCGACGTGGTGCCGCTCGGTCGGCTGCACGAGGACCTGCTGCAGGAGGCTGAGCGGGTGTACGGCGAGCGGTTCGATACCGGGAACCGCCCGTAA
- a CDS encoding DUF3224 domain-containing protein, which produces MIETGTTTYTGEFEITGWDAEPYTEPGSTGELSRVRAAKVFEGEISGTSTAELLMAGNDVGAGYVASEQFVGSVGERTGSMTVQHWGVAEGADAASSGHIIPGSGTDGLHGISGKAIYSQDPDGQHRLELRVSFGEDE; this is translated from the coding sequence ATGATTGAAACAGGAACGACGACGTACACCGGCGAGTTCGAGATCACCGGCTGGGACGCCGAGCCGTATACGGAGCCCGGCAGCACCGGTGAGCTGTCCAGGGTCCGCGCCGCGAAGGTGTTCGAGGGCGAGATCAGCGGGACGAGCACGGCGGAGCTGCTCATGGCGGGCAACGACGTCGGCGCCGGGTACGTGGCGTCCGAACAGTTCGTCGGGTCCGTCGGCGAGCGCACGGGGTCCATGACGGTGCAGCACTGGGGCGTCGCCGAGGGTGCCGATGCGGCGAGTTCCGGGCACATCATCCCCGGCTCCGGCACGGACGGGCTGCATGGCATCTCCGGCAAGGCGATCTACTCACAGGACCCGGACGGCCAGCACCGCCTCGAACTCAGGGTGAGCTTCGGCGAGGACGAGTAG
- the mptB gene encoding polyprenol phosphomannose-dependent alpha 1,6 mannosyltransferase MptB, producing MPAQVPLTQVETQPGPNRPNVAVVQGFVGSLLMWMGSLGVGWLSLASAELRRNPVIIWLRFEPAGAVLSVLLLALGGMLLIRAWLRLGQRLNGWSDDTRPYLLKAIVAWTIPLAAALPLFSRDVFAYIAQGQVMVAKLNPYVDGYSQISNYLQIGADDLWAQSPTPYGPVFLWIEEGIVRITGGHPDTSIILFRVVALAGVALCVYFVPKLAELHSINANRALWLTVANPLFLINFVAAIHNDSLMIGLALAGLYLAATRRPLLGILLITLSVGIKPITLIFLPFVGLMWAGKGASWPRRFLYWFLTAGLSLGILWVMGYVNTFGFGWVGALSTPGSVWIWYAPIGFMGLVIATLGDAVGLSGWDIANWFHTLARLASLVIIAFQIFHGDHSRLVRRLAFAFAAIVLLSPMIQSWYVVWLIPLFAVTGIRDDWQVKFLYFTVAFFMVYAITDQLDIFPYFDFSLMMARQVAAVVALGFALYLVFVDRSTKILFRKRYRPLEPGQLH from the coding sequence ATGCCCGCCCAGGTCCCCCTCACGCAGGTCGAGACGCAGCCGGGCCCTAACCGCCCCAACGTGGCCGTCGTGCAGGGCTTCGTCGGTTCCCTCCTGATGTGGATGGGATCCCTCGGCGTCGGCTGGCTGTCGCTGGCCTCCGCGGAGCTGAGGCGGAATCCCGTCATCATCTGGCTCCGCTTCGAGCCCGCCGGTGCGGTCCTGTCCGTGCTGCTGCTCGCGCTCGGCGGCATGCTCCTGATCCGCGCCTGGCTGCGTCTCGGCCAGCGGCTGAACGGGTGGTCGGACGACACGCGCCCCTACCTGCTGAAGGCCATCGTCGCGTGGACGATCCCGCTCGCCGCCGCGCTACCGCTGTTCAGCCGGGATGTCTTCGCGTACATCGCGCAGGGCCAGGTGATGGTGGCCAAGCTCAACCCGTACGTCGACGGCTACTCGCAGATCTCCAACTACCTGCAGATCGGCGCCGACGACCTCTGGGCCCAGAGCCCCACGCCCTACGGCCCCGTGTTCCTCTGGATCGAGGAGGGCATCGTCCGCATCACGGGCGGACACCCCGACACCTCGATCATCCTGTTCCGGGTCGTCGCACTCGCCGGCGTCGCCCTGTGCGTCTACTTCGTCCCCAAGCTGGCGGAACTGCACTCCATCAACGCGAACCGCGCCCTCTGGCTGACGGTCGCCAATCCGCTGTTCCTCATCAACTTCGTGGCCGCCATCCACAACGACTCCCTGATGATCGGGCTGGCACTCGCCGGGCTGTACCTCGCGGCGACCCGGCGGCCGCTCCTCGGGATCCTGCTCATCACCCTCTCGGTCGGCATCAAGCCGATCACCCTGATCTTCCTGCCGTTCGTCGGGCTGATGTGGGCGGGCAAGGGGGCGTCCTGGCCGCGGCGCTTCCTGTACTGGTTCCTCACCGCCGGGCTGTCCCTGGGGATCCTGTGGGTCATGGGGTACGTGAACACCTTCGGCTTCGGCTGGGTGGGGGCGCTCAGCACGCCGGGCAGCGTCTGGATCTGGTACGCGCCCATCGGGTTCATGGGCCTCGTCATCGCGACCCTCGGCGACGCCGTCGGGCTGAGCGGCTGGGACATCGCCAACTGGTTCCACACCCTCGCGCGGTTGGCCTCGCTGGTCATCATCGCGTTCCAGATCTTCCACGGCGACCACAGCCGCCTCGTGCGCAGGCTCGCCTTCGCCTTCGCCGCGATCGTCCTGCTGTCGCCCATGATCCAGTCCTGGTACGTGGTGTGGCTGATCCCGCTGTTCGCCGTCACCGGCATCCGCGACGACTGGCAGGTCAAGTTCCTCTACTTCACGGTGGCCTTCTTCATGGTCTACGCCATCACGGACCAGCTGGACATCTTCCCCTACTTCGACTTCAGCCTGATGATGGCGCGGCAGGTGGCCGCCGTCGTAGCCCTCGGGTTCGCGCTGTACCTCGTCTTCGTGGACCGGAGCACGAAGATCCTGTTCCGCAAGCGCTACCGCCCCCTGGAACCCGGGCAACTGCACTGA
- the orn gene encoding oligoribonuclease, with protein MPISSEHIVWIDCEMTGLDLTHDGLIEVAVLVTDSELNILGEGVDVVIKPTAEAMAHMGDFVRQMHTTSGLLEELDGGITMDEAEQQVLAYIKKWVPEPRKAQLAGNSVGTDRNFLARDMPLVVDYLHYRIIDVSTIKELARRWYTRAYFQAPPKTGGHRALGDIEDSIRELRYYRAAVFVPSPGPDSATSKAIAGTVAP; from the coding sequence ATGCCGATATCGAGTGAACACATCGTCTGGATCGACTGCGAGATGACGGGGCTGGACCTCACCCATGACGGCCTGATCGAGGTGGCAGTCCTGGTCACCGACTCGGAACTCAACATCCTGGGTGAGGGTGTCGACGTCGTGATCAAGCCCACCGCCGAGGCCATGGCCCACATGGGGGACTTCGTGCGGCAGATGCACACGACGTCGGGGCTGCTCGAGGAGCTCGACGGCGGCATCACGATGGACGAGGCGGAGCAGCAGGTGCTCGCCTACATCAAGAAATGGGTGCCCGAGCCGCGGAAGGCGCAGCTGGCCGGCAACTCCGTCGGGACCGACCGGAACTTCCTCGCCCGCGACATGCCACTCGTCGTCGACTACCTGCACTACCGCATCATCGACGTGTCCACCATCAAGGAGCTCGCGCGCCGCTGGTACACCCGCGCCTACTTCCAGGCACCGCCGAAGACCGGCGGGCACCGCGCCCTCGGGGACATCGAGGACTCCATCCGTGAACTGCGCTACTACCGCGCCGCGGTCTTCGTGCCCTCGCCCGGCCCCGACTCGGCCACGAGCAAGGCGATCGCCGGCACCGTCGCTCCCTGA
- a CDS encoding acyl-CoA dehydrogenase family protein → MERTVFDEDHELFRDVAREFNERAVAPHYAGWDQQHMMDRSVWTAAGEQGLLGLAVPEEFGGAGMPDYRFRAVLDEEFARSNHLAVGLAFHLHDDLVLPHLLAHGSDDLKERWLPGMVSGEIVTSCAWTEPGAGSDLRGIRTRAVRDGDDWLLSGQKVFIGNGISGDASLVLARTDGSTGRGASDAFSLFMVRRGEGYTPGRQLDKMGLRASDTAELFFDNVRVPGADLVGEVGQGLRYSLEQIPQGRLGIAVAAAALARATYEQTVRYVTDRSAFGERVLDFQNTRHVLADILTEVQVTETFVDQAVLAFNAGTLTPTSAAQAKLWASERAKSITDRCLQLHGGYGYILEYPVSQAFLAARLLTIFGGTSEIMRESIGRSIADRPTQNR, encoded by the coding sequence ATGGAACGCACAGTGTTCGACGAGGATCACGAGCTCTTCCGCGATGTCGCCCGCGAGTTCAACGAACGGGCCGTCGCCCCCCACTACGCGGGGTGGGACCAGCAGCACATGATGGACCGGTCCGTGTGGACCGCCGCGGGCGAGCAGGGCCTGCTCGGACTCGCGGTACCCGAGGAGTTCGGCGGCGCTGGCATGCCCGACTACCGCTTCCGCGCCGTCCTCGACGAGGAGTTCGCCCGGAGCAACCATCTCGCCGTCGGGCTCGCCTTCCACCTGCACGACGACCTCGTCCTCCCGCACCTGCTCGCCCACGGCTCGGACGACCTCAAGGAACGCTGGCTTCCCGGCATGGTCTCCGGCGAGATCGTGACGTCCTGTGCGTGGACCGAGCCGGGGGCCGGCAGCGACCTGCGCGGCATCCGCACCCGTGCCGTGCGCGACGGCGACGACTGGCTGCTCTCCGGGCAGAAGGTGTTCATCGGGAACGGCATCAGCGGGGACGCCTCCCTCGTGCTCGCCCGCACCGACGGCAGCACCGGCCGCGGGGCCAGCGACGCCTTCTCCCTGTTCATGGTGCGGCGGGGCGAGGGGTACACGCCCGGACGCCAGCTCGACAAGATGGGGCTGCGCGCGTCGGACACGGCAGAACTGTTCTTCGACAACGTGCGGGTCCCCGGCGCGGATCTCGTGGGCGAGGTGGGCCAGGGCCTGCGCTACAGCCTGGAGCAGATCCCGCAGGGCCGCCTCGGCATCGCCGTCGCCGCGGCCGCTCTCGCGCGGGCCACCTACGAGCAGACCGTCCGGTACGTGACCGACCGCAGCGCGTTCGGCGAACGCGTGCTCGACTTCCAGAACACCCGCCACGTCCTCGCCGACATCCTGACCGAGGTCCAGGTCACGGAGACCTTCGTCGACCAGGCGGTCCTCGCGTTCAACGCCGGCACCCTGACCCCGACGTCCGCCGCACAGGCCAAGCTGTGGGCGAGCGAACGCGCCAAGTCCATCACCGACCGGTGCCTGCAGCTGCACGGCGGCTACGGGTACATCCTCGAATACCCGGTCTCGCAGGCCTTCCTGGCCGCCCGGCTGCTGACCATCTTCGGCGGGACCAGCGAGATCATGCGCGAATCCATCGGGCGGTCCATCGCGGACCGTCCCACCCAGAACAGGTAG
- the def gene encoding peptide deformylase, translating to MAVHPIVISGEPVLHRRAQPVEAFDDELRTFIADLFETMDTANGVGLAAPQVGVGLRVFVYGMENDDGVAPRGVLVNPTLVTSKVPGSDPDPDDEAEGCLSVPGEAFPLKRAEWARISGFDGDGTPVEFEATGWFARCMQHEYDHLDGKLYVDRLDNRQSRKARKAMKANGWGVQGLTWMPGVDPDPFGH from the coding sequence ATGGCAGTCCATCCCATCGTCATCTCCGGTGAGCCCGTCCTGCACCGGCGCGCCCAGCCGGTGGAGGCCTTCGACGACGAACTGCGCACGTTCATCGCCGACCTCTTCGAGACCATGGACACCGCGAACGGCGTCGGTCTCGCAGCGCCGCAGGTAGGCGTCGGCCTGCGCGTGTTCGTGTACGGGATGGAGAACGACGACGGCGTGGCGCCACGCGGCGTCCTCGTCAACCCGACCCTCGTGACGTCGAAGGTGCCCGGATCGGACCCTGACCCCGACGACGAGGCCGAGGGATGCCTCTCCGTGCCCGGGGAGGCCTTCCCCCTCAAACGCGCCGAATGGGCGAGGATCTCCGGGTTCGACGGCGACGGCACCCCCGTCGAGTTCGAGGCCACCGGCTGGTTCGCCCGCTGCATGCAGCACGAGTACGACCACCTCGACGGCAAGCTGTACGTCGACCGCCTCGACAACCGGCAGTCGCGGAAGGCCAGGAAGGCGATGAAGGCGAACGGATGGGGCGTCCAGGGTCTGACCTGGATGCCCGGTGTCGACCCTGATCCTTTCGGCCACTGA
- a CDS encoding MFS transporter, giving the protein MNAGGPRSRRLLARNRNFRALMISSTFGVLGNAVAAVALPVIAAVELDASDFAVAALAGMTFLPWLLFGLLIGVWVDRLPRRFVMLVALSVRVVVLALLPLGYWLGFLSTPLLFGAAFVAGVASVFFQLADAALVQQAVTPDELMEGNGLITGSGAAADAAGRSIAGWLAGAVGASNALIVQLVTSVVSLLALQRLDVREVVRPQSDRRILQEMSEGMRYTFSTAPLRAILLNAALWNLGGNIAASLLVVLVLRTLGESEVWLGLLLAAASVGGAAGGTTANALGERFGSGPLWRWSMVPGVFGYASLLVLTPGWGMLWGVLGMFVMGASVAWNIVVGSSFRQRVCPPGMMGRLGAASRMVSWGMLALASLLAGILAETIGVRGAVVVGVAIACLAPLVALFGSLRGVRRLEDLVEAAEPDARAAARPNA; this is encoded by the coding sequence ATGAATGCAGGTGGTCCGCGGAGCAGGCGCCTGTTGGCGCGCAACCGGAACTTCCGCGCACTCATGATCTCGAGCACCTTCGGGGTGCTCGGGAACGCGGTCGCAGCGGTCGCCCTGCCCGTCATCGCGGCCGTCGAACTCGATGCCAGCGACTTCGCGGTGGCCGCACTGGCCGGCATGACGTTCCTGCCCTGGCTCCTCTTCGGCCTCCTCATCGGTGTCTGGGTGGACCGCCTGCCACGCAGGTTCGTGATGCTCGTCGCGCTCTCGGTGCGCGTCGTCGTCCTCGCGCTCCTCCCGCTCGGCTACTGGCTCGGATTCCTCAGCACGCCGCTGCTCTTCGGTGCCGCCTTCGTGGCAGGAGTGGCCTCCGTGTTCTTCCAGCTGGCGGACGCCGCCCTGGTGCAGCAGGCGGTGACCCCGGACGAGCTGATGGAGGGCAACGGCCTGATCACCGGTTCCGGTGCTGCGGCCGACGCCGCGGGGCGGTCCATCGCCGGGTGGCTCGCCGGCGCGGTAGGAGCGTCCAATGCCCTCATCGTGCAGCTGGTCACCTCGGTGGTCTCCCTCCTCGCCCTGCAGCGGCTCGATGTCCGGGAGGTCGTCCGGCCGCAGAGCGACCGGCGCATCCTGCAGGAGATGTCCGAGGGGATGCGCTACACCTTCAGCACGGCCCCGCTGCGCGCCATCCTCCTCAATGCGGCGCTGTGGAACCTGGGCGGCAACATCGCGGCCTCCCTGCTCGTCGTCCTGGTCCTGAGGACCCTGGGGGAGTCGGAGGTGTGGCTCGGGCTGCTGCTCGCCGCCGCCTCCGTGGGCGGAGCGGCGGGCGGCACGACGGCGAACGCGCTGGGGGAGCGCTTCGGCTCCGGACCGCTCTGGCGGTGGTCCATGGTGCCCGGGGTGTTCGGCTACGCCTCCCTCCTGGTGCTCACTCCGGGCTGGGGGATGCTGTGGGGGGTCCTCGGCATGTTCGTCATGGGCGCGAGTGTCGCGTGGAACATCGTGGTCGGCTCCAGCTTCCGCCAGCGCGTGTGCCCGCCGGGGATGATGGGACGCCTGGGTGCGGCGTCGCGCATGGTGAGCTGGGGCATGCTCGCGCTCGCGAGCCTCCTGGCCGGGATCCTCGCCGAGACCATCGGCGTGCGCGGGGCCGTCGTGGTCGGCGTCGCGATCGCCTGCCTGGCGCCCCTCGTGGCCCTGTTCGGGTCCCTGCGCGGCGTCCGGCGGCTCGAGGACCTGGTCGAGGCCGCCGAGCCCGACGCGCGGGCCGCTGCCCGGCCGAACGCCTGA
- a CDS encoding tyrosine-type recombinase/integrase, protein MASIEDRWTRANPDGGPPKRVRRERYGQGLRWRVHWDEGGKRSKSFSTKDAAEAFLTEVNARTHPGIYTAPARALLISEYAARWQEQQIHQRASSREQIARRMNRSILPVLGHKRMESVTRTDVQAAVIGWSETLAASTVKLTYTYLAGMMKAAVLDGVIRATPCVGMRLPRDEVERVRPLSTDTVRALVEAIWAPYRPLVVFGAATGLRGSEMRGLTWDRVNLSRGSVTVDRQLVSRDAGRPAWGPPETASSVRTISIGPATIAMLEDLPRVGELVFTAGGRALTRGNAGDAWRDARAKVPGIGDGFHQLRHYHASQLIAGGMSPVAVAHRLGHKDATETLQTYAHLWHDDDQRAATLTDGVVAL, encoded by the coding sequence ATGGCCAGCATCGAGGACAGGTGGACGCGGGCCAACCCTGACGGGGGGCCACCGAAGCGTGTCCGCCGGGAGCGGTACGGCCAGGGCCTGCGGTGGCGGGTGCACTGGGATGAGGGCGGCAAGCGGTCAAAGTCGTTCTCGACGAAGGACGCTGCGGAGGCGTTCCTGACCGAGGTCAATGCTCGAACCCACCCCGGGATCTACACGGCGCCGGCGCGGGCGCTGCTCATCTCGGAGTACGCGGCCCGGTGGCAGGAGCAGCAGATCCACCAGCGGGCGTCGTCCCGGGAGCAGATTGCCCGGCGGATGAACCGGAGCATCCTGCCCGTGCTCGGGCACAAGCGGATGGAGTCGGTGACGCGGACGGATGTGCAGGCCGCAGTGATCGGCTGGTCGGAGACGCTGGCGGCGTCGACGGTGAAGCTCACCTACACGTACCTCGCGGGCATGATGAAGGCCGCTGTCCTCGACGGCGTGATCCGGGCGACGCCGTGCGTAGGGATGCGACTCCCACGGGATGAGGTGGAGCGGGTGCGCCCGTTGTCGACCGATACGGTGCGGGCGCTGGTAGAGGCAATATGGGCGCCCTACAGGCCGCTCGTCGTGTTCGGGGCGGCGACCGGGCTGCGCGGTTCGGAGATGCGCGGGCTGACCTGGGACCGGGTGAACCTGTCCCGCGGTTCGGTGACCGTTGACCGGCAGCTGGTGTCACGGGACGCCGGCCGCCCGGCGTGGGGTCCGCCGGAGACCGCGTCGAGTGTCCGGACGATCAGCATCGGCCCCGCGACGATCGCAATGCTCGAGGACCTGCCACGGGTGGGGGAGCTGGTCTTCACGGCAGGCGGACGTGCGCTCACCCGGGGGAACGCCGGGGATGCTTGGCGCGACGCTCGGGCGAAGGTGCCAGGCATCGGCGACGGGTTCCACCAGCTCCGCCACTATCACGCGTCGCAGCTCATCGCCGGGGGCATGTCGCCGGTCGCGGTCGCCCACCGCCTAGGGCACAAGGATGCGACCGAGACGCTGCAGACGTACGCCCATCTCTGGCATGACGATGACCAGCGGGCGGCCACTCTCACGGACGGTGTGGTCGCTCTGTAG
- a CDS encoding helix-turn-helix domain-containing protein, translated as MLQSTAKTPCLIPRASRMALMAGPCANLIRIGRAWATLGNEVKQLWVTRGKAALTCGFTYELLAWFSGFGPVKCNVGQLCCLKLSRRVSPVITGEQIRAARERAALTQGQLGERVGVSLRTIGNWERGESVPRNKEGVLRSALGDFLPNRDSQAPPLDSASDAELLAEVARRFARTTHYPEKPGVDPAEDITQLPRLPRK; from the coding sequence ATGCTGCAGTCGACTGCAAAGACCCCGTGCTTGATTCCGAGGGCTTCCCGCATGGCCCTTATGGCTGGGCCGTGCGCCAATCTCATTCGCATAGGAAGAGCATGGGCAACCTTAGGCAACGAGGTCAAGCAACTATGGGTGACTCGGGGAAAAGCCGCTCTAACCTGCGGTTTTACCTACGAACTACTTGCATGGTTTTCCGGTTTCGGACCCGTAAAGTGCAACGTTGGGCAGTTGTGTTGCCTAAAACTTTCTAGGAGAGTGTCGCCTGTGATTACCGGAGAGCAGATCAGGGCCGCTCGTGAGCGGGCGGCGCTGACGCAAGGTCAGCTAGGGGAGCGCGTTGGCGTGTCCCTGCGGACCATCGGGAACTGGGAGCGCGGGGAGTCCGTACCGCGCAACAAGGAGGGCGTCCTGCGCTCTGCTCTCGGAGACTTCCTGCCGAACAGGGATAGCCAGGCGCCACCGCTCGACTCAGCTAGTGACGCCGAGCTGCTTGCTGAGGTCGCTCGGAGGTTCGCCCGGACTACCCACTATCCGGAGAAGCCCGGGGTGGATCCCGCGGAGGACATCACGCAGTTGCCGCGCCTTCCTCGCAAGTAG
- a CDS encoding helix-turn-helix domain-containing protein — MREALGIKHGVFAVDCSISPGYLTHVEKGAKQPSEEVITRIAKRLGVTKDEITYTLHADASKKRAA; from the coding sequence ATGCGGGAAGCCCTCGGAATCAAGCACGGGGTCTTTGCAGTCGACTGCAGCATCAGCCCCGGATACCTGACCCACGTCGAGAAGGGCGCCAAGCAGCCCTCCGAAGAAGTGATCACCCGCATTGCCAAACGCCTCGGCGTCACCAAGGACGAGATCACCTACACACTCCACGCCGACGCGTCGAAGAAGCGTGCAGCGTGA
- a CDS encoding single-stranded DNA-binding protein has protein sequence MAGETVITVIGNLTADPELRFTPSSSAVANFTIASTPRTFDRQANDWKDGETLFLRASVWKDAAENVAESLTKGTRVVAQGRLKSHSYDTKEGEKRTFMELEVDEIGPSIRHASAKVTRTQGPGTRGGVQPATSGQHWGQQPADDPSGAAPTDDAEPPF, from the coding sequence ATGGCGGGCGAGACAGTCATCACCGTCATCGGCAACCTCACTGCCGACCCCGAGCTGCGCTTCACCCCGTCCAGTAGCGCGGTGGCGAACTTCACCATCGCATCCACCCCGCGGACCTTCGACCGGCAGGCCAACGACTGGAAAGACGGCGAGACGCTGTTCCTCCGGGCCAGCGTGTGGAAGGACGCCGCCGAAAACGTCGCCGAGTCCCTCACGAAGGGGACGCGGGTCGTCGCCCAGGGGCGCCTCAAGTCGCATTCGTACGACACGAAAGAGGGCGAGAAGCGCACCTTCATGGAACTCGAGGTGGACGAGATCGGCCCGTCCATCCGCCACGCCTCCGCGAAGGTGACCCGGACACAGGGGCCCGGCACCCGCGGCGGCGTCCAGCCCGCCACCAGCGGGCAGCATTGGGGCCAGCAGCCCGCAGACGACCCGTCGGGTGCCGCCCCCACCGACGACGCAGAGCCCCCGTTCTAA
- a CDS encoding glutaredoxin domain-containing protein: MLTIYTLPNCQQCNATKRWLEKRGLRYVAVDLAQGPADAAAVAALGYQQAPVVIVSTGDPETDLHWGDFRPDYLER; the protein is encoded by the coding sequence ATGCTCACGATCTACACCCTGCCGAACTGCCAGCAGTGCAACGCCACAAAGCGGTGGCTCGAGAAGCGCGGCCTCCGATACGTGGCCGTCGACCTGGCCCAGGGCCCCGCCGACGCAGCCGCAGTCGCAGCCCTCGGCTACCAGCAGGCGCCCGTCGTCATCGTCTCCACCGGCGACCCAGAAACCGACCTCCACTGGGGCGACTTCCGCCCCGACTACCTCGAACGCTAA